One genomic window of Ficedula albicollis isolate OC2 chromosome 18, FicAlb1.5, whole genome shotgun sequence includes the following:
- the NOL11 gene encoding nucleolar protein 11 codes for PGGPGLCLEPGPGPDLVLLTERGRDATLFKISDQKPLGCWSVKHGQILTCPVVCNFETHEYIAVHDDKVLRIWKNEDINLDKAFKATLSADVYRIHSLPQGGPVVLFRGGGVRTLDVLLEAPQQEIENVISGEVIRWSGAFMEGQQPVLIFTTEKDEDFFVYVQKPKLSSLHKYKLEQQESAKPVCFTAHITNQTVTLLCLYSNDSVYQVLIPLQQDTEEEEEEEEILSKSLLLNFSASETVLKGTSLVALDKDHVAVLGSLTAPRKERRECLTIWNTKFHTLQTSKELPLGTSGQLWCYEEKFFLIHGKVLTVIMYKCETSSLAAAVGKLKCSQTPDVSSFVNWNTLEDEELEVSFQSQESVALQAESRMNLRSRRSTVTEQQPETLSIGQLLLNLKDASNYVLETKLRKLMAKAPTPDLQATIGCVVTALTDRCKRNPKYYPQLFLQEIVETRNLSYSLCPDLMAVALDKKDMHLLQICLERFPDIPEEITYACLKAFLGMSESHLQNIDVNLDSVICYIDVEFDNKEVKTEIAENGFGAAMDQDMCGTKIPKQSQPWSDDDSCPVGPQKAALLNAVLHSAYTETFLLPHLKNLPAGQAILFLRYLYYLYVKCSEKVNTTLPGIRSPTINQIMDWMCLLLDAQFTVMVMLPEAKELLSNLHKFVRAQVRFYSELNKIEGSLRELQRLNHLRESHTYSIEVLEII; via the exons cccggcggcccCGGGCTGTGCCTGGAGCCGGGCCCGGGCCCGGACCTCGTGCTGCTCACCGAGCGCGGCCGGGACGCCACGCTCTTCAAG ATTTCGGATCAGAAGCCCCTGGGCTGTTGGTCAGTCAAACACGGGCAGATTCTCACCTGTCCTGTCGTGTGCAACTTTGAAACCCACGAGTACATCGCAGTTCATGATGACAAG GTTTTGAGAATATGGAAGAATGAAGACATTAACTTGGACAAAGCCTTTAAAGCAACA CTCTCAGCAGATGTGTACAGGAtccattccctgccccaggggGGGCCGGTGGTGCTGTTCAGGGGAGGGGGCGTTCGGAcgctggatgtgctgctggaagcccCGCAGCAGGAGATTGAAAACGTCATCTCAGGTGAAGTCATCAG GTGGAGTGGAGCTTTTATGGAAGGCCAACAACCTGTCTTAATTTTCACAACTGAGAAA gatgaggatttttttgtctATGTACAGAAACCTAAGCTGAGTAGTCTGCACAAATACAAGCTTGAACAACAGGAATCAGCCAAGCCAGTGTGTTTCACAGCACATATAACAAACCAAACTGTCACACTTCTGTGTTTGT aTTCCAATGACTCTGTGTACCAGGTTCTGATACCTCTGCAGCAAGATActgaagaagaagaggaagaagaagaaattttgtCCAAGTCACTACTGCTAAACTTTTCAGCATCTGAAACTGTTCTGAAAGGAACATCTTTAGTTGCCCTGGACAAAGACCACGTTGCAGTGTTGGGCAGTCTGACTGCACCCAGGAAAGAGCGCAGAG AGTGCCTGACCATATGGAATACAAAATTTCACACGTTGCAAACGTCGAaggagctgcccctggggaCCAGCGGCCAG TTGTGGTGTTATGAGGAAAAATTTTTTCTAATTCATGGGAAAGTACTGACTGTAATTATGTACAAGTGTGAAACATCAtctttggcagctgctgtgggaaagctCAAGTGCAGTCAAACCCCtg ATGTGTCCTCATTTGTGAACTGGAATACTCTGGAAGATGAAGAGCTGGAGGTTTCCTTTCAGTCCCAGGAGTCTGTAGCTCTGCAAGCAGAGTCCAGAATGAAT TTAAGATCAAGAAGGAGCACTGTTACTGAACAACAGCCAGAGACTTTATCAATTGGGCAGCTCTTACTAAATCTTAAA GATGCTTCTAATTATGTGTTGGAAACTAAATTGAGAAAACTGATGGCAAAAGCACCAACACCAGATCTGCAGGCCACCATTGGCTGTGTGGTGACTGCCCTTACAGACAGATGTAAAAGAAATCCAAAGTACTACCCTCAACTTTTCCTGCAGGAGATTGTTGAAACACGGAACTTGTCCTACAG TTTATGTCCAGATTTAATGGCTGTTGCCTTGGATAAGAAAGATATGCATCTCTTACAAATCTGCCTAGAACGGTTTCCAGATATTCCTGAAGAAATTACTTATGCTTGCCTGAAAGCATTTTTAgg CATGAGTGAATCCCATCTTCAAAACATAGATGTAAATCTAGATTCTGTGATCTGTTATATTGATGTTGAATTCGACAATAAAGAAGTTAAGACTGAAATTGCAGAAAATGGTTTTGGTGCAGCGATGGACCAGGACATGTGTGGTACCAAAATCCCGAAGCAAAGCCAGCCCTGGAGCGATGATGACTCCTGCCCTGTTGGGCCTcagaaggcagcactgct aaatgctgttCTCCATTCAGCTTAcactgaaacatttcttttgccTCACCTGAAAAACCTTCCAGCTGGACAAGCTATT CTATTTCTCAGGTATTTATATTACCTGTAtgtgaaatgcagtgaaaaagTTAACACCACTCTTCCTGGAATACGCTCTCCCACAATAAATCAG ATCATGGATTGGATGTGCCTGTTGCTTGATGCTCAATTCACTGTCATGGTGATGCTGCCAGAAGCAAAGGAGTTGCTTTCAAACCTGCATAAGTTTGTGAGAGCCCAA GTACGGTTCTACTCAGAACTCAACAAGATTGAAGGAAGTTTGCGGGAATTACAAAGACTGAACCACCTGAGAGAATCTCACACCTATTCTATTGAAGTGCTGGAAATCATTTGA